ACTAAACACGGTATACAAACATATACAAAAATTAAGTAGTCAAGATGCATAAGCACAAATACACAAATAAtagtaaaaaataaaatttgaaaatttatatatatatatatatatgtgtgtgtgtgtgtgtctgtgtgtgtTCGTATGAATATGCACACACACAAATAATCGACAATTGCATCGGATATATCTATACACGCACATAATCAAATAACGGacaactaaaataaaattttactaGTTTTTCATCGGAGCTCCTAAGTCCACACATTATTCCATCATTCCAAGTTTGGACACAACCatcttattttcaaaatttgttaTCGGTAGTCAAGAGCATCTtcgttattttttatttttaataaaatgttTTTGTAGATTATCATAATTCTGGGTGAGTTAGAGGTGTGTGGCGGAGTAATAGATAAGATAACTGATTTTCATCTTGACTTGTATATTATTGGGATATTTGTGCAGCATTAGTAGAATTACTTGTACAAGAACTGATGGACATAAGTTAACTAACTTTCATgcctttttttctttttaagtcTTCTAATATTATtgtaaaaaacataaaaaaaatgtCTAACCTTGtttgtattatataaattagGATTAAAAAACTATCAAAGGTGGCAAAAACATCAATAGCTATTCTATTTAAACTAAATCAGAATTTAgaataaatttgaaaaatattaCAATGAATGACAGAAAGTATTAACTAACAATATTTATTATAGCTTATTTTCTATTAAACCATAAGTTCGATAAATTACATGAAATCACGCACTATTTCTGACTTCTATTAAAAGCTCTCTCGGATGTATTTCTTTCAACTTTATCTGATTTTTTTTTCCGTTTACATAAAATAATTCGAGGATATCTCTAAGATTTGCCTTCAAAATATCATTAATTTCTTAATTTTTATCATTAGATGATATATATAGACTTAGGATGATCTGGCGACTCGGATAATTTACTCTCATACATAGACTCTGACAATGTTCTAGACTAGGATATGATACATAGACTCTGGTTGTTTGTCAGTTGTCTAGATTATGATTTTAAAATCTATTTATTAAGTAAAAATTTTGATTATGTAGAGAATATGTTGTGGCCATCTTTTTTATGATTGTTCACCTTTCATGTGCATCTTTAAATTAGAATTCATGGTCGGAAAAAGAGTCGTAGTATGGTGcaatattatattaattaataatattaataaaatatttctatatgttattgtagttataaatattattaatCATATCTCATTTTCTATATGGCTCGATCTATTACAAGTAACTTTGTACTTTCAACATGAGACTGATTAATTCAATTTATTTCAGAAAAAAATTCTTAAGATAATAAACTTGAACAACATGATGTATCTTCTTCAAAAATACAAGTTTTCAATATTAAAAAGTGGTGAAACATTTACCACAAGCCACCAACTTTAACATAAACAGGTGAAAAAAAGGCTAGTTCAGATGTTTTTTTACTAATCATCAGAAGTGGACTCGCGACTTCTCTTGATATACTTTTTGGCCCAGACTTGCTTCCCATAAATGGAGTACTTGGTCTTTTTTCCGGGAAGAGCAATGTGTGGAATGACGGAAGAAGAACGGCAAACCATTCTAGCGTACAATGGTTGTTCATCACTCGACACATCTTGCATGTAGATGACTTCAATGAAATCGCCAAAAATCCTAAACACAGAGGAAAGGCATGTAAACATATATTTACTTACTCACCACATAAATAAATTTTCAACACTATATATAGTATAGTTATGGATTTGCATACATCTGGATGAATATTacatattaaattaattttataccTTATGAAGAATTCTCGAATATCCGATTCAGGGAGGTAGTAGCCTTTGGAGAATGTTAAAAAGATTGTTCGATCTTCTGGTGCAACATGAGGTTCATCCTCGCAACCATCCACCACCTGCATTCCTCCAAAAAATTCACTTAAATCAGCATCGGGATTTTCCAATACATTCCGGATAGGACCCAAGTTTGCACCTAACCCTGGTTGAGGAAACCGACCTACAACATTGTGGTACAAAGGAGGACATGGCACAAAAACTGGATTGGTGTTACAACCAAACCACATCCTTGTTGATTTGCAGATTTCTTATGATGACCTAATTCAAGATGTACATAGAGAATGCAGATTATGGGACTTAGTTGTTGTAAGTGATAGGGTTTGGTGTAATTCTATTTGACTGGGTAAACAAGTTTCTCTTCAAAACAAACTCTATCTTGATAAACCTCTTTGAACTATTCTAATCTTATCCTTTCTAAGGTTTATCTTTTACAACCAACTAACGGGTTGTTTTACAAAgacttattcaaatattttcaaataaatagattatccaatcttatctcttctttgttttgaaaatcaaacccgTTAGATTTGTGTGTATAAATACACATCTTATTTTTCAGATTCAATAAGAGTGCTTATTCCACGTTCTATCTTTATTCTCTAAAAAACTCTTCTTATTCCATTCTCTTGAATATTCTATTTAAGAAGAAGACACATCTCATATTCTCAGATTACACCTAATGATTCCATGTTCTATCTTTATAATCTGAAACACCATTCTTGTTTTATATCTCTTGAATATCCAGTCAAACAAGAAGCTTAGttgagttgtaaactttcacATTACATTATTGTATTTGAATCAtgtattatatcacttgtcccgggttgtgggaggttgattacaacaggaaggccaagtagctttgtgttaggtagctgtgtgctagggaaaggtttctttcaagtgagccaagtttgtaatcaaggaaagtttgtaagtactttgttttaagtggatataatacattctctatgctagttggcatggggacttggatgtaggccatagactaggtgtaggggccgaaccaagtgaaaacttctggtgtttttacttttcagttttcagcattctgcatttcTTATTTCTGCATTTTACTTTCTGCagttaattgagactgtcccattcattgtctcatttgtaaagggactgtcccatttgcataagagactgtcccatttaccttgacagttagaatataatattatctatcgagccatcgaatttcatttggtataagagcaggtgcatttaattctctttttaatgtttattttgctagcgatccatggctcaaccagataggtattcaaacaattatccaccactgcttcatggtgctgaaaactacaatgactggaagtttCGGATGAAGATCTTTTTCCAGCGTG
The DNA window shown above is from Apium graveolens cultivar Ventura unplaced genomic scaffold, ASM990537v1 ctg46, whole genome shotgun sequence and carries:
- the LOC141702072 gene encoding uncharacterized protein LOC141702072; this encodes MWFGCNTNPVFVPCPPLYHNVVGRFPQPGLGANLGPIRNVLENPDADLSEFFGGMQVVDGCEDEPHVAPEDRTIFLTFSKGYYLPESDIREFFIRIFGDFIEVIYMQDVSSDEQPLYARMVCRSSSVIPHIALPGKKTKYSIYGKQVWAKKYIKRSRESTSDD